In Bosea vestrisii, the following are encoded in one genomic region:
- a CDS encoding 3'(2'),5'-bisphosphate nucleotidase CysQ family protein, translated as MTIAHDDPRLTDRDGLARSLGEAARRTAAVLLAKRAARDVRLKADGSPVCSADLAADFAAKQALAELLPGFPVVSEESVGEVAPASVFILLDPLDGTREFLASGDSYCVAIAVIHDGRPLAGAIAAPAIGRLWYGGDRSFAQALDADAAPLGAACEVHVRTEPTDGPRMLVSRFHGDTVSAGVATALAKGEGAPVSSAVKFGLIASGEADLHVRGGTTMEWDIAAGDAILAAAGGVLLTLDGEKPVYGNADRDFRNPPFVAASCERLARLAIEKAATCRC; from the coding sequence ATCCTCGTCTGACCGACCGGGACGGGCTTGCACGCTCGCTCGGCGAGGCGGCGCGGCGCACGGCTGCGGTCTTGCTGGCGAAGCGGGCGGCGCGCGATGTCAGGCTCAAGGCGGACGGCTCGCCGGTCTGCTCTGCCGACCTCGCTGCGGATTTCGCCGCGAAGCAGGCGCTGGCCGAGTTGCTGCCCGGCTTTCCGGTGGTCAGCGAGGAAAGCGTCGGCGAAGTGGCGCCAGCTTCGGTCTTCATTCTTTTAGATCCGCTCGATGGCACGCGTGAGTTCCTGGCCTCCGGCGACAGCTATTGCGTCGCCATCGCCGTGATCCACGATGGGCGGCCGCTCGCCGGGGCGATCGCCGCCCCGGCCATAGGCCGGCTCTGGTATGGTGGAGACCGGAGCTTCGCGCAGGCATTGGACGCAGACGCGGCGCCGCTGGGCGCAGCGTGCGAAGTCCATGTCCGCACGGAGCCGACAGACGGGCCGCGGATGCTGGTGAGCCGCTTCCACGGAGATACGGTCAGTGCCGGGGTTGCGACTGCGCTCGCGAAGGGGGAGGGCGCGCCGGTGTCTTCGGCCGTGAAGTTCGGGCTTATCGCCAGCGGCGAGGCCGACCTGCATGTGCGCGGCGGCACCACGATGGAATGGGACATCGCCGCCGGCGATGCGATCCTTGCGGCTGCCGGCGGTGTGCTTTTGACCCTCGACGGCGAAAAGCCTGTTTACGGCAATGCCGATCGCGATTTCCGCAATCCGCCTTTCGTCGCTGCGAGCTGTGAGAGACTGGCTAGGCTCGCGATCGAGAAGGCGGCGACCTGCCGCTGCTGA
- a CDS encoding YHS domain-containing (seleno)protein, translated as MLAGIGLSCALPFAAVASRASALPPGLPQMPSLGESMQRDNRSGFALSGFDPVAYFLNDAAVPGLPDYELISDGTVWRFASAANRDAFREAPEVYTPRFGGFDASGVAEGRAVDADPRRFAVIGSRLYFFRSDENRQRFLAEATLRVKAQERWSAVTTLIAR; from the coding sequence GTGCTCGCCGGCATCGGATTAAGCTGTGCGCTTCCGTTCGCGGCCGTAGCGAGTCGGGCGTCAGCCCTGCCCCCGGGCCTGCCGCAAATGCCTAGCCTCGGCGAGAGCATGCAGCGCGACAATCGTTCGGGCTTTGCGCTCTCCGGCTTCGATCCCGTCGCCTATTTCCTGAACGACGCCGCAGTGCCGGGGCTACCCGATTACGAACTGATCTCCGACGGAACGGTCTGGCGCTTCGCGAGCGCCGCCAATCGGGACGCCTTTCGGGAAGCGCCGGAGGTCTATACCCCACGCTTCGGCGGCTTTGATGCCAGCGGTGTCGCGGAAGGACGCGCGGTCGATGCCGACCCGCGCCGTTTCGCCGTTATCGGATCACGTCTCTATTTCTTCCGCAGCGACGAGAATCGCCAGCGCTTCCTCGCCGAGGCGACGTTGCGGGTGAAAGCCCAGGAACGCTGGTCAGCGGTGACCACATTGATCGCACGCTGA
- a CDS encoding DUF1134 domain-containing protein, protein MNHTRRTLFASALLLGAGLAAGPAAAQQNERSFSQNELVTSGHQFFGNVSRGLALTIEEAVRRWGEPNGYVLGQEASGAFVGGLRFGEGTLFTRNAGDRKVYWQGPSVGFDFGGDGARTMMLIYNLPSVGALYQRFGGVDGSVYFVGGFGFTALTAGGVTVVPIRTGVGWRLGVNLGYLKFTPQATWNPF, encoded by the coding sequence ATGAACCATACCCGCCGCACCCTGTTCGCCAGCGCGCTGCTGCTCGGCGCAGGCCTGGCCGCCGGTCCCGCCGCCGCGCAGCAGAACGAGCGCTCCTTTTCACAGAACGAGCTGGTTACCTCCGGCCATCAGTTCTTCGGCAATGTCTCGCGCGGTCTTGCCCTGACGATCGAGGAGGCGGTGCGTCGCTGGGGCGAGCCGAACGGCTATGTCCTCGGCCAGGAAGCGTCCGGTGCTTTCGTCGGTGGGCTGCGTTTTGGCGAGGGCACGCTGTTCACCCGTAATGCGGGCGACCGCAAGGTGTACTGGCAAGGCCCCTCCGTCGGCTTCGATTTCGGCGGCGACGGCGCCCGCACCATGATGCTGATCTACAATCTGCCGAGCGTGGGCGCGCTCTATCAGCGTTTCGGCGGAGTCGACGGTTCGGTCTATTTCGTCGGCGGCTTCGGCTTCACCGCGCTGACGGCCGGAGGCGTGACGGTCGTGCCGATCCGGACCGGTGTCGGCTGGCGGCTTGGCGTCAACCTCGGCTATCTGAAGTTCACGCCGCAGGCGACCTGGAACCCGTTCTGA